In Amia ocellicauda isolate fAmiCal2 chromosome 7, fAmiCal2.hap1, whole genome shotgun sequence, one genomic interval encodes:
- the fkbpl gene encoding peptidyl-prolyl cis-trans isomerase FKBP4 isoform X1, which yields MTFGCAGRSGAQEGVFYSNNHPPPPLSGLVARDVMKTMHQWKMQGGCGVTSWVSLCPGGYRGVRRRTLEKGTGEQTPKLGSVCSVMIQTDPQADAPTSLPALALAPAYLETDVPSQEGALLGRQTRSRSSVLQVPINQWVQVCLGEGHCDIIEGCLEGMKAGETCELQVTALEEGKTAHQESRDCEQRTWKSGAEMAEKQETLEAIRGAEEPSSSSSSSSSPSPSRCCHFIVQLHSFTPGKASWEMAPDEKWVWVRSHKERGSERFRAGDVWGAADCYSRALRMLITLGGPGENWDNGQGREGRGEGEEVAQSKEDSIEGEGKERVREGEYQRVRSELHCNLSLCQLKLGQPSKARENASRATGLDPASAKAWYRLGLAYSELGEMGSARAGLRRVLELQPGSPSALRALREIEAREKEINSQLGQALSKMFT from the exons ATGACGTTTGGCTGCGCGGGACGGAGCGGCGCGCAGGAGGGGGTG TTCTACAGTAACaaccatcctcctcctcctctgtcagGATTGGTTGCCAGGGATGTCATGAAAACCATGCACCAGTGGAAGATGCAGGGGGGCTGTGGTGTTACTTCCTGGGTGTCATTATGCCCGGGGGGGTACCGAGGGGTGAGGAGAAGGACGCTGGAGAAAGGGACGGGGGAGCAAACCCCCAAACTAGGCTCAGTGTGTTCGGTGATGATACAGACTGACCCACAGGCTGATGCGCCCACCAGCTTACCTGCCCTGGCTCTGGCACCAGCTTACCTAGAGACGGATGTGCCCTCACAGGAAGGCGCCCTCCTTGGCAGACAGACACGCAGCCGGTCCTCAGTCCTCCAGGTCCCCATCAACCAGTGGGTGCAGGTGTGCCTTGGGGAAGGGCATTGTGACATCATCGAGGGTTGCCTGGAAGGGATGAAAGCTGGAGAGACCTGTGAG CTGCAGGTTACAGCACTGGAAGAGGGCAAAACAGCTCATCAGGAGAGTCGAGACTGTGAGCAAAGAACATGGAAGAGTGGAGCAGAGATGGCTGAGAAACAGGAAACATTGGAAGCCATCAGAGGAGCAGAGGagccctcttcctcctcctcctcctcctcctccccctccccctcccggTGCTGCCACTTCATTGTACAGCTCCACTCCTTCACCCCCGGCAAGGCGTCTTGGGAAATGGCCCCCGACGAGAAGTGGGTCTGGGTCAGGAGTCACAAGGAGCGGGGGAGTGAAAGGTTCAGGGCGGGGGACGTGTGGGGGGCAGCCGACTGCTATAGCCGGGCACTGAGGATGCTGATCACCCTGGGGGGCCCGGGAGAGAACTGGGACAACGGCCAAGGCAGGGAGGGgcgaggagagggagaggaggtggCCCAGTCAAAAGAGGATAGTATAGAGGGAGAAGGGAAGGAGAGAGTCAGGGAGGGCGAATACCAGCGGGTGAGGTCGGAGCTTCATTGCAACCTCTCCCTGTGCCAACTCAAGCTGGGGCAGCCCTCCAAAGCCAGAGAGAATGCCTCCCGAGCCACTGGACTGGACCCGGCCAGTGCCAAGGCCTGGTACCGCCTGGGACTCGCCTACAGCGAACTGGGTGAGATGGGCAGCGCCAGGGCTGGACTCCGAAGGGTTCTGGAGCTACAGCCCGGTTCACCATCAGCCTTGCGGGCTCTTAGAGAGATCGAGGCCAGAGAGAAGGAGATCAACTCCCAGCTGGGCCAGGCACTGAGCAAGATGTTCACTTAG
- the fkbpl gene encoding peptidyl-prolyl cis-trans isomerase FKBP4 isoform X2, whose protein sequence is MKTMHQWKMQGGCGVTSWVSLCPGGYRGVRRRTLEKGTGEQTPKLGSVCSVMIQTDPQADAPTSLPALALAPAYLETDVPSQEGALLGRQTRSRSSVLQVPINQWVQVCLGEGHCDIIEGCLEGMKAGETCELQVTALEEGKTAHQESRDCEQRTWKSGAEMAEKQETLEAIRGAEEPSSSSSSSSSPSPSRCCHFIVQLHSFTPGKASWEMAPDEKWVWVRSHKERGSERFRAGDVWGAADCYSRALRMLITLGGPGENWDNGQGREGRGEGEEVAQSKEDSIEGEGKERVREGEYQRVRSELHCNLSLCQLKLGQPSKARENASRATGLDPASAKAWYRLGLAYSELGEMGSARAGLRRVLELQPGSPSALRALREIEAREKEINSQLGQALSKMFT, encoded by the exons ATGAAAACCATGCACCAGTGGAAGATGCAGGGGGGCTGTGGTGTTACTTCCTGGGTGTCATTATGCCCGGGGGGGTACCGAGGGGTGAGGAGAAGGACGCTGGAGAAAGGGACGGGGGAGCAAACCCCCAAACTAGGCTCAGTGTGTTCGGTGATGATACAGACTGACCCACAGGCTGATGCGCCCACCAGCTTACCTGCCCTGGCTCTGGCACCAGCTTACCTAGAGACGGATGTGCCCTCACAGGAAGGCGCCCTCCTTGGCAGACAGACACGCAGCCGGTCCTCAGTCCTCCAGGTCCCCATCAACCAGTGGGTGCAGGTGTGCCTTGGGGAAGGGCATTGTGACATCATCGAGGGTTGCCTGGAAGGGATGAAAGCTGGAGAGACCTGTGAG CTGCAGGTTACAGCACTGGAAGAGGGCAAAACAGCTCATCAGGAGAGTCGAGACTGTGAGCAAAGAACATGGAAGAGTGGAGCAGAGATGGCTGAGAAACAGGAAACATTGGAAGCCATCAGAGGAGCAGAGGagccctcttcctcctcctcctcctcctcctccccctccccctcccggTGCTGCCACTTCATTGTACAGCTCCACTCCTTCACCCCCGGCAAGGCGTCTTGGGAAATGGCCCCCGACGAGAAGTGGGTCTGGGTCAGGAGTCACAAGGAGCGGGGGAGTGAAAGGTTCAGGGCGGGGGACGTGTGGGGGGCAGCCGACTGCTATAGCCGGGCACTGAGGATGCTGATCACCCTGGGGGGCCCGGGAGAGAACTGGGACAACGGCCAAGGCAGGGAGGGgcgaggagagggagaggaggtggCCCAGTCAAAAGAGGATAGTATAGAGGGAGAAGGGAAGGAGAGAGTCAGGGAGGGCGAATACCAGCGGGTGAGGTCGGAGCTTCATTGCAACCTCTCCCTGTGCCAACTCAAGCTGGGGCAGCCCTCCAAAGCCAGAGAGAATGCCTCCCGAGCCACTGGACTGGACCCGGCCAGTGCCAAGGCCTGGTACCGCCTGGGACTCGCCTACAGCGAACTGGGTGAGATGGGCAGCGCCAGGGCTGGACTCCGAAGGGTTCTGGAGCTACAGCCCGGTTCACCATCAGCCTTGCGGGCTCTTAGAGAGATCGAGGCCAGAGAGAAGGAGATCAACTCCCAGCTGGGCCAGGCACTGAGCAAGATGTTCACTTAG
- the tbc1d25 gene encoding TBC1 domain family member 25, which yields MASEEERGVVRVRVKKCEGVLPAEFRSFAVDPQITSLEVLQHILIRAFELNGKRNFGISYLSRDKQGVEVYLSLMSDWDLDAAFVSAAKPYLQLKIDIKPAEDSPLLEDWDIISPKDVISSDLLPGERRSLAAAALPFTQSLISQVGKTLSRVQQALSWSYGEDVKPFKPPLSDSEFHSYLSHLGQLTRPEELRLRIYHGGVEPSLRKVVWRYLLNVYPDGLTGQERMDYMKRKTREYDRLKGEWSSRTSPEDLEFIRGNVLKDVLRTDRAHPYYAGSEDSPHLTALTDLLTTYAITHPQVSYCQGMSDIASPILAVMDNEAHAFICFCGIMKRLEGNFRPDGRLMSVKFQHLKLLLRYSDPEFYAYLVSRGADDLFFCYRWLLLELKREFAFEDALRMLEVTWSSLPPDPPETEVELLGPPLEEDEAASELERRRKERQRRRYMLRPSREELVEPSGGRQEGDGGRQVAMGEAGPRGEGEGEGEGERETERAGVMSVSGPLQDGDAAQARGKGSSVPHLGKQSSFGEFKYYSARHGDSFDMDEERCPNLSPLRALPTTRPPVPSRQPTEDSEEDPGEREPLIKSDDKPSTPASTGRRSPNGQTASPASPFLPCLTNWRNTASPSPCPSPSLANGRAASPSTPTGKAALSSPSLTNGRASPAPATPTGRPSPSSSLTNGRVNSPATPTATPSKPAISSPSLGNSRVASPATTRSLVSSPVLSNGRAGSPSTPTGKSLLSSPCTGTRSPRAATPSTPGPDKEDKPAPTPSLPPPQEFGKGNPFMLFLCLSILLEHRDHIVKNNLDYNELAMHFDRLVRKHNLNRVLQRAKALFADYLQSEVWDSEEGDEASSDSPAAHTPQPQPPPPPPNSTYNLAAIASPSSTSSSSSSAS from the exons ATGGCCAGCGAGGAGGAGAGGGGGGTGGTGCGCGTCAGAGTTAAG AAATGCGAGGGCGTCTTGCCGGCAGAGTTCCGCTCTTTCGCTGTGGATCCCCAGATCACCTCCCTGGAGGTTTTGCAGCACATCCTCATCCGAGCCTTTGAGCTGAATGG GAAGAGGAATTTTGGGATCAGCTACTTATCCCGGGATAAGCAAGGGGTGGAGGTGTACCTCTCTCTCATGTCAGACTGGGACCTGGACGCTGCCTTCGTGAGCGCTGCCAAACCCTACCTGCAGCTGAAGATCGACATCAAGCCAGCGGAAGACA GCCCCCTGCTGGAGGACTGGGATATCATCAGCCCCAAAGATGTCATCAGCTCTGATCTACTTCCGGGTGAGAGGAGGTCCCTGGCGGCTGCTGCCCTGCCCTTCACGCAGTCACTGATCTCCCAG gtgggGAAGACTCTCTCCCGGGTGCAGCAGGCCCTGAGCTGGTCCTACGGGGAGGACGTGAAGCCCTTCAAGCCGCCACTGAGCGACTCTGAGTTCCACAGCTACCTCAGCCACCTGGGCCAGCTGACCCGGCCGGAGGAGCTGAGACTGCGCATCTACCACGGTGGCGTGGAGCCCTCACTGCGCAAG GTGGTGTGGCGGTACCTGCTCAATGTCTATCCAGACGGCCTGACGGGCCAAGAACGCATGGACTACATGAAGAGGAAGACCCGGGAGTACGACCGGCTGAAGGGAGAGTGGAGCTCTAGGACCAGCCCGGAGGACCTGGAGTTCATCAGGGGCAACGTGCTGAAGGACGTGCTGAGGACAGACCGGGCCCACCCTTACTACGCTGGCTCAGAGGACAGCCCCCATCTCACCGCCCTCACTGACCTGCTCACCACCTATGCCATCACCCACCCGCAG GTGTCCTACTGCCAGGGCATGAGTGACATTGCCTCGCCCATCTTGGCGGTGATGGACAACGAGGCCCATGCCTTCATCTGCTTCTGCGGCATCATGAAGCGCCTGGAGGGTAACTTCCGTCCTGACGGCCGCCTCATGTCCGTCAAGTTCCAGCACCTCAAGCTGCTCCTGCGCTACTCCGACCCCGAGTTCTACGCCTACCTGGTATCGCGGGGCGCGGACGACCTCTTCTTCTGTTACCGCTGGCTGCTGCTGGAGCTCAAGCGGGAGTTCGCATTTGAGGACGCCCTGAGGATGTTGGAGGTCACCtggagctccctgccccccgaTCCTCCGGAGACCGAGGTGGAGCTGCTGGGCCCGCCACTGGAGGAGGATGAGGCGGCCTCGGAACTGGAAAGGAGGCGCAAGGAGAGGCAGAGGCGGAGGTATATGCTGCGACCCTCCCGGGAGGAGCTGGTGGAGCCTTCAGGGGGGCGGCAGGAAGGGGATGGAGGGAGGCAGGTGGCGATGGGAGAGGCGGGGCCCaggggagaaggagaaggggaAGGAGAAGGGGAAAGGGAGACTGAAAGGGCAGGGGTGATGTCTGTGTCGGGGCCTCTTCAAGATGGGGACGCGGCACAGGCCCGAGGGAAGGGCAGCTCAGTCCCTCACTTGGGCAAGCAGTCCAGCTTTGGTGAGTTCAAGTACTACAGCGCCCGTCACGGAGACAGTTTCGACATGGATGAAGAGCGTTGCCCTAACCTTTCCCCTCTGCGCGCTCTCCCGACCACCCGCCCCCCAGTCCCCTCCCGGCAGCCCACAGAGGACAGTGAGGAGGACCCCGGGGAGAGGGAGCCTCTGATCAAGTCCGATGATAAGCCCTCGACTCCAGCCAGCACCGGGAGGAGATCACCCAATGGGCAAACAGCTTCTCCGGCCTCCCCTTTCCTTCCCTGCTTGACTAATTGGAGGAACACCGCTTCCCcttccccctgcccctccccatCACTAGCAAATGGGAGAGCAGCCTCCCCGTCCACGCCCACAGGCAAGGCAGCCCTTTCCTCCCCTTCCCTCACCAATGGGAGAGCTTCTCCGGCTCCGGCTACACCCACAGGGAGGCCCAGCCCTTCTTCTTCTCTGACCAACGGGAGAGTTAACTCCCCGGCCACGCCCACCGCAACCCCCAGCAAGCCTGCTATCTCCTCCCCTTCCCTCGGCAACAGCAGAGTGGCATCTCCAGCTACCACAAGATCGCTGGTATCTTCCCCTGTGTTGTCCAATGGGCGGGCAGGCTCCCCGTCCACCCCCACAGGAAAATCCCTGCTCTCCTCCCCTTGCACCGGGACCAGATCCCCCAGAGCAGCCACCCCCAGCACACCGGGGCCGGACAAAGAGGACAAGCCAGCCCCCACACCCTCGCTGCCCCCTCCCCAGGAGTTCGGCAAAGGCAACCCTTTCATGCTCTTCCTATGCCTGTCCATCCTCCTGGAGCACCGTGACCACATCGTCAAGAACAACCTGGATTACAACGAGCTGGCCATGCACTTCGACCGACTTGTCCGGAAGCACAACTTGAACCGGGTGTTGCAGCGAGCCAAGGCCCTCTTCGCGGACTACCTCCAGAGCGAGGTTTGGGACTCGGAGGAGGGAGATGAGGCCAGCTCCGACTCCCCGGCCGCCCACACCCCCCAGCCCCAACCACCGCCGCCTCCTCCTAACTCCACCTACAATCTGGCTGCTATTgcctctccctcctccacctcttcctcctcctcttctgccTCCTGA